CATTCGTTCGGCTTTGTTGCCGTTGCCAACCGCTACACCAACGGCTACTGGCTAATCATGACAACATTAGAATTGTTTTAGTTAACTAAACTTCAGAAAAGTTTTGCTGAGACATCATTCTATTTAAGAATTTTACAcaactttttgttatttatgataataCCGCCATCTAGTGTTCAAAGTTGCTTACACAACTTCAACAACTTGTTTTGCAAATGACAAATTGAGTCATTCATTTTCAAAGTATATCCTATTCTCTATATTTTAACTGCATCTACtctaatgcaaataaagtgtatatacaggactgtctcagaaaattagaatattgtgataaagttctttattttctgtaatgcaattaaaaaaacaaaaatgtcatgcattctggattcattacaaatcaactgaaatattgcaagccttttattcttttaatattgctgattatggcttacagcttaagaaaactctaaaatcatatctcataaaattttaatatttcctcagaccaagtaaaaaaaaaaagatttataacagctgagtgtttgtcaaggctcaggaaacccttgcaggtgtttcgagttaattagacaattcaagtgatttgtttaataccctactagtatactttttcatgatattctaatatttagagataggatatttgagttttcttaagctgtaaaccataatcagcaataaatcagaataaaaggcttgcaatatttcagttgatttgtaatgaatccagaatgcatgacatttttgtttttttaattgcattacagaaaataaagaacttcatcacaatattctaattttctgagacagtcctgtatatacatacatgtgtgtgtgtatacactaccgttcaaaagtttggggtcacttagaaatgtctttatttttcaaagaaaagcactgttttttcaataaagataacattaatcaaaaatacacactatacattgttaatgtggtaaatgactattctaggtggaaacgtctggtttctaatgaaatatctccataggtgtatagaggcccatttccatcaactatcactccagtgttctaatggtacattgtgtttgctaatcgccttagaagactaatatctgattagaaaacccttgtgcaattatgttagcacagctgaaaacagttatgctggtgatataagctatacaactggccttcctttgagcttgaagtttgaagaacaaaattaatacttcaaatattaatcattatttctaaccttgtcaatgtcttgactatattttctattcaattttcaattcattggATAAATTAacgtgagttttcatggaagacacaaaatagTCTGGATGACCCCATACTTTTGAActtatagtgtatatatatatgtgtatctatatatatataaatatatgtgtgtatatatataatatatgtgtgtatatatatatatataatatatgtatgtatatatatatatatgtatgtataagcaCGACTATGTTTACAACGGTCGTCGTCTCTGCAGAAAATCCGAACCGACGTATAAATGAAACACCAGAGCTTCACTTCACTTCATTAGCTGATGTCAGCGTTTAAGTCTTGTTCTGCTACAAATAAACATCTCTGTCTACTTCCTCCTGCTGATGTCACGGGGTTACCACTGTGTGTTCAACTATTTGCCGTGTTTTGATTACGGGAAACAAAATCTCCAGAGCTGGAATGTTTCACTGCGACGAAGTAAACAAAGAAGTTAAGTTAAAAGTCAGGCAAGTAATTTCAGTTCTGTGTAAAGTTTCAAGAATATTTATACCGAGGAGTGTTTTAATGAAGAGACCTGCCccaaatattttgtttttcttttttactttaatgctttcatatatataaaaacatacacactcaaaaacaacattttattatACCAAACAAAATTAACATAATATGATACAATGCTCTTACAACTGAGCTGATGCCTGTATTACATTACGCGTCACTTAATTGACGCAACTCACAATGAtgatacattcatacaccgtagacacagctacagggagcaattcagtgttaagtgtcttgctcaaggacacatcgactagggcgaggactgaaccgccaaccccctgattgaaagacagacctgctaacctctGACAGTCAGTTATTTATTCATCATCAGCAGTATTGTTATACTAGCTTCAACCATGAGTTCACAGAATAATAAAACTGGAACATTATTGATAACTGCATTAACAGCTGGGCTTCACATCCCTCTTCAACAAGCTGAATAACTATTTCTGCACCTTTGACATCTTGTTGTGGACCAGCTGTGCTTTATTCCTGCAATGAGAATTGAACCAGTTATAATGTCAGTCTTCCTCTTGTGTCAATATGTTTCACTACAGAATCAAATTGTTTCATTGGCTAAAAACCTTACTGTAAGCGGTTGACATAACTCATCACCCAGTTGAGAGCAGGATTCATGCACGCTTTACCCTTCTTTGTGTGGAAACTATATCAAAGGAAATAAACAAAATTAGCAAGAATAGACTTGTAATGAATACTAGTGTTATGTCCTGTGCTATTTATGCTCTGTTTGAGAAGTAGCAGATACTCACATGATGGCATTGATATGACACATTTCTGTGTCAGTCTGGACCGAGTACCCCCTGATTCTCAAAAAGGGTATTTTGGTTGTCATATAATTTCGGCAACATCCGTGATGTACTGTGAAACGAGAGAAAAGATGATTAGACACCGGAAAAGAAAAGTTAAGAGAACGTGTTCTGTCTGTAGCCAGATTTATATGGatggaattaaataataaacCAGGTGAAAATAACGAGAAAGAAGTAGACGGAGGAAACGCAGAACATACTTGCATACGCGTTTGTGGCCGGCAGGCAAGCGAGGAGGAGCATGAGCAACGCCACTGCAGCTTTGATTGACACCATGTCTGCCTCTGTGCTGGCAGCAGTGACTCTGAGCTGCTGTCTCGTCTGTCCTCAGGTGGAGTTAGAGAGCTCGTGGTGACTGAGCTATTGATCTCTGCCCCCTTTTATACTCCTGGAACAGGGAACGTCCACTGCGATCAATTGAGATCTGCCCACATGCAATATGGCACCATCAGGAAACTCCGCTCACTTGTGACTTTACCCCCTgaaagaaaaaggggaagatGTGGGAAGAAATATatcacatgagcacacacagtAGTATTGCCATTGCGAATAAGATAAAGTGtggattatttgtgtgtgtgtggattcttATTTTCCAATTTATTATCAAGTAgaaataatccatttaaattgattttgtgtcgccccaaatcacaaatgacaaattccCGCCAAAgagttttacaatctgtatataTACGACATcctatgacctttgacctcacatatgttcaggaagaactcccccccccaaaatagtTTTTACCGGGGAGAAAAAGTGAATAAACCtcaaggagagcaacagaggaagatcaCTCTCctcggatggacagaagtacaACAGATGTTATGTGTACAGAATTAACAACATAACAgatttacaacacattcaatgctcatgacatgtcatgtaatagCAACAGCGAATATAGTAGAATAACAATGATAATGAAAGCAGCAATGGTATTGGCAATACTAATTGCAATGCAATGTTATGGTGTTAAACATTTGACAGTGTTTAAAGGCAAAGTTAAAAGGGTAGTCATAAAAAACAACGAATATGAGCATTCAGAGTTGTATGTTTTCTGGATTCTACTTTCAATAGAAATAAATTAATGTTACGGAATTATGGTCTCACTCTGCACGTTgactaaatatgtatttatatatgatttAACATCTGATTATTCACGTGAATGGTGTTCACCACACCTCGTAGTACCATGAGCCAGAGCAACATGGACGTTATGCAGGTGTGGCTCCTCTCCTAGTGCACGTCCTATTTCAAGGAGAATATATTTAATCAAAGAAACCAATTGGAGATTAAAGATTTAGAGAGCATGAAGAAATGAATTTCCACTGGAGACCTCATTGTTCACCGCCTTGACGTGGGCCCCCATAAGTAGGTTGCTTTAAGGTTGTACTGTGGTTCTTTTCTAGGTCGAGGAACACTTATTATATACTCAAGAAAAATGCATCAAAGGGAAAAAGTTAAATAGGTCACGCAATGCTAACATCTGTATAATTGTGCACCACAAACTTTCCAGCGAAACAACATTGTGATTTAAAATACTCATCACTAACTTCCTGCATTGTGCATTTTCACAGCATTAAAGCTCAGCTGAGGTCTCTGGTGTACTTTAGCAGTGACCCAGATCTTACATGTATTATTCACATGCCCATATGTACATACAGTATGAATATAAAGAGTTATTGGTCACCGTAATCGCTGCTCCAGTTCAGACAAGACGTGAAGTCTTGACCCTTAAATATATTTGACACAATCCAGTCAAATTAAGAGatctttgcaaaataaaagctcctTGAATGTGTACCTCTGAGCATGTGGGGAGTTTTGCTTTAAGAGaggctttaaaaatgttttaaaatacaaatattcctTTAATGTAAGGGATATTTTAGGAATCCAGGATTCTGTGAGAACAAGACATCAAAATAAACCTCCTAGCAAGAAAGAAGACGAGGGTTTGATCTTCAGTGTGTCTTTTCACAGCCCACTCCACGCCCGTCAGAGGAGCTGAGacgacacacacaaatgcacaaatCTGCCAGCGAATTAATCAAAGCAGTTTGAAATTACCGAAAATTGCTTTAGGACTCCTTTGCTCACAATAGGAAGTTGATTGAGTCTTCTTTTACTTACAGTATCATAGCAGAAAAATCACGCCTGTCACTAATAACATGAACTAGTATTCGGTCCTATTGTCTCAGTAAGCCGTGTCAGCAGCCTCAAACTAAAGGAGCTACAAGGACTCATTCATACCCCCTGAGACATCTTTCTCATAGACTGCATGCATACATATTACCTTTGTGTTTTGATGAACAAGAACATGCATCATACATGTGTTTTATCTGACTTGCTTGTCACGATACATTCACTTGGTGGTCATATTTGCATCATCTCAATGTTTAAAATGAGCCATGTTGTTGTATGACATTAACCAGGAGTGCCCACTGacatattataaatacaaaGAAAACATTGCACGATCATAATTGCAAATTAGGTTTTTTCTGCTGATGATCTTTTCTGCGCCGTGTGCAGCAAACAGGTCAGCAGGATGTTTGGCAGTGAGCTTTGGGTTTAGGGTTCCtgtcaaacttttattttgtacgTTGAGTAATTCTAGTTCTCAGTTCTCTCCTGAACAAACGATCTCAATGAGTCCACCATATTGATAGTGCTGTAGGAACGATGTAGATATTATAATTGGCAATACCAACGTAAACAAGATAAACTATTCTAAAAGTATCATCAGCATATACAGTAAAAGCATCAACAATAAAAGTCTGCAGAACAACTCCTGACAGTGTCCTATTATTGATCTAGTAAAAATTAACCACGTCATAGACAGTTTAAATTATGAAAATATGTCATATTGTATAAACGATCACCTGCAAAGTAGTGGAGAAGCATAAAGTAGCATACACGTAAGGGTAAACAGGTACAAATACTTCACATTTGTAAAAGTATTAGAGCACAGTGAGTTAATTAGTAGGTAGTAGTGACATTCCATGTCTGCTTATTAAATCCAGTTATAAAGTGATGGTGAATGAAAAGAAAGGATCAAATAGTTTTTACATTCAAGGAATGAACACCATACATCCTTATGTCCAGTCTTTTTGGTCATATGTATCTTTAGTATCACAAGATGCTGGTATCATGCACAGTATACGGCATCTCCTATTTCTTCTCTATTGACCCAGAGAAAATGGGGTTTTGAACCACTATTGTGGTTAAAAGTACGCAATACAAACTTGCCACACATGTATCTGGACCGGCTTGACCCAGATACAGGAGCATCTGTATTTCCAGCAATTGTTCCTTGGTCTGTGGTTGGACATTACCTTTGAGTATTTAAACTCTCCTGCCAGAGACAGTTCATCAGCTCATTCAGAGACCTGATATCCTGCTGAAGGAAAGCTGCGAGGATGAGAAAGCTTATCTTGTGCGTCTCTGTtatgctggtgctgctggtggcgcTGAGCAACAGCAGTAAGTGACTTCAGCAATTATTCACTGCACATGATACATTTGACttatttattttggagagcaGCAGTTGTTGCCTGTATTTCTTTAGACTATGCACTGTTTTTTACATTAAAGTGTCTCTTTCATTGTGTAACTTTGCCTCCCTTTTTCTTGAACTGCTTGTAATGTCTCTCTAAAGGTCGCATATGCTGCAGACAGTACCAACACAAGCCAATTCATGTGAAATTTCTGAAACATTACACAATCCAGAAGCTCACAGATTACTGCAACATCAAGGCAATAatgtaagaaagaaaaaacacacacactgagatgttGGTGCTGCTATTGTAATGTCTTCACTTCTTCTGTTGTCCTAATACAGCTTCAAGACATTGAAAAACAGACCTCTCTGCGGTGATCCTGACAAAAAATGGGTACAAAAGGCCATGGAGTCTGTACCAGAGTAAGTTCATCTCTGTATTCAATAAATGTCGGAGCTAAAACACAGAACGGACATCAATGTTGAGTGAAGATACCACAATCTGTGAATGTGAATCAAtttaatgttttcctttttgtcTGTCCAACTAGATACTATTGAACAGCATCTTAACTCTTGGACATGGCCTGAGGAAATCATGCTAAAAGAAACAAagacatacaaacacatttaaatgtattatttcacAGTCAATTATTCTgatttttttgtattactttaaagccaataaaacaatattttggaATAACCTTTTCTGCgttatgtttttaattaaaatgatgaAAAACAACATCATAGTTTCTGTATGGCTGTACAAAGGTTTTAGGTGGACTCAAGGATCTAAAGTAAAAGCACTTTTTGATCGTTTgaaggagtaaaggaaggaaagaatgaCGAAagacaataataaataatttaaagagTGCAAATACTGAtagaaaaggaaaaacacaagaaagacaagaaagaGATTGAGAAAGATGGGGAGAAAATGGATTTGCCAGGAATACTGAGGACAATACTTGACATATTCTCAGTTAACACGAAACAACCCTGCAATACTTCATttactgtatttattatatttagtctATGCTCACTGATAGTAAAAACAACAGGTCAACATATTAGAATCATCACTTCgtaaaacacaatacaatacaccaCAGCACCACACAAACTTCATCCTCCAACATGACCATGACAATTAATGTGTTGAGTTTCAACACACCTGACCATTATAACCATCATTAAGGTAGGATTTATTGCAGCATTATTATATTAGTATTATATTAGGATGCTCTATCGTTCTTTTGCCACATGCATTCAGCCGCCGACAGGGTGCAGTTCACGACaccgccagcagggggcggccgTGTTCAGCTGCACAGGAAGGATTCCCTTCATGGAGGCGCCGCTGGGTGTCTCGGCGGAAGAGACTCTATGTGCGTTTATACTCAGCAACAAGGATGGGCACGGTTTGAATGTAACTGTTTATCATAACGAAACCTGTCGTGCGTCTGGGTCAAAACAAGCGGGATGTGTTTGCGGCTGTGAAACGTCGATAAGATGAAGCGACCCGGAGACACGACGCTGCGCGTGAGCAGTTTAAGCTAACGGTTAGTTAGCCGCTGGGGGGAGGAAGGTAGGAACGGACCCCCGGGGCTCCACAGGGCTCCACGGGGCCCCACAGTGCTCCACGTGGCCCCACAGGCACCTGCTGGTACCGCCTGGTTGGGGCTGTTCTTCAGATGCCCCTGGTACTCCGGGTCTGGGCAACAGTGAATATATGAATGTGTCACCAAAACTAGGCGAATAACCAAAGTGTGTTTGCccctaaaatatacatttaatctACATGCATACAATATAAATTAATTGTAAGAGTTTATTATACACATAGTTGTGGGCTATAAGGGCTGCTGATAGTTTTGATTTGGTTATGTCATCTTTGTTCAgcaaaatagaagaagaaaatacaccCAGTTGAGTCTCTTTATAGTGACAAATAAATAGAGTTAAGCTCCCTCCATCTAAAGCAGGTTGCATCCTTTTGTTGATATTTGCACCAAaccacaaataaacaataacatatttaatgttactttttgttttgtgtttttaggtGTCATGCACAGAGGCCATGAGGATGGTC
This portion of the Pseudoliparis swirei isolate HS2019 ecotype Mariana Trench chromosome 8, NWPU_hadal_v1, whole genome shotgun sequence genome encodes:
- the LOC130197904 gene encoding C-C motif chemokine 20-like is translated as MRKLILCVSVMLVLLVALSNSSRICCRQYQHKPIHVKFLKHYTIQKLTDYCNIKAIIFKTLKNRPLCGDPDKKWVQKAMESVPE